The Streptomyces pratensis genomic interval CCCACCGCGATGCCGGCCCAGGCGTGGGCGACCGCGGCGTACTCGGTGCTCGTGGTGCCGTACAGCTCACCGGCCACGGCGAGGGTGCCGGTGCGGGCCGCCGCGTAGTTCGTGGTGGAGGTGAACTTCGTGGTGAGCGCCTTGAACCAGATCTGCAGCGCCTTGTCCCGGCCGATGCCGGTCACCGGAAGGCCGTCGGAGGTCGGGGAGTTGTAGGAGACCCCGTTGACGGTCTTGGCCCCGCTGCCCTCGGAGAGCAGGTAGAAGAAGTGGTTCGCCGGGCCCGAGGAGTAGTGGACGTCGACCGAGCCGATGCCCGAGTACCAGTAGTCCTTGGAGGCGCCGTCCTGGCTCGGCTTGTCCATGTAACGGAGCGGCGTGCCGTCGCCGTTGATGTCGATCTTCTCGCCGACCAGGTAGTCGCCCGGGTCCTGGGCGGTGTCGGAGTAGAACTCCACGCCCGCGGCGAAGATGTCCGAGGTGGCCTCGTTGAGACCGCCGGACTCACCGCTGTAGACGAGACCGGCGGTGTTGGAGGTGACGCCGTGCGTCATCTCGTGGGCCGCCACGTCCAGGGAGGTCAGGGGCTTGGCGTTGCCGCTGCCGTCGCCGTAGGTCATGCAGAAGCAGCTGTCGGACCAGAAGGCGTTGACGTAGTTGTTGCCGTAGTGGACGCGGGAGTACGCGCCGACGCCGTCGCCCCTGATGCCGCTGCGCCCCATGACGTTCTTGAAGAAGTCCCAGGTCTCCGCGGCGCCGTAGTGCGCGTCGGCCCCGGCGGTCTCCAGGTTCGACGGAAGGCCGTTGCCCCAGACGTCGTCGGCTCCGGAGAACAGCGTCCCCGTCCCGGACGTACCGCGGTTGAGGTTGTACGTCTTGTGGTTGCCGCGCGCGGCGTCCGTCAGGTTGTACGAGCCCGCGGAGCCGGAGGTGCCCAGGGTCACCGTGCCGTTGTACTGGGTGTTCCCGGTTCCGTTCTCGATGCCCTGCCACTCGTACAGCTTGGCGCCGGACGAGGCGTCCGTGATGACGTGCAGCTCGTTCGGGGTGCCGTCGTGCTGGAGGCCGCCGACCACGGTCTCGTACGCGAGCTGCGGGGTGCCGCCGGCCGCCCAGACGACCTTCCGAGGGGCCTTGCTCGCCTCGGTGCTCTTCGAGCCCTCGGCCCGGGCCGCGGTGAGCGCCTGCTTCTCGGCGGTTGCCGGTGCGACGTCCGCGACGGTGCCGACCGCCTTCAACTGCGCGCCGGTCGCCTTGGACGCCTTGGTCATGCCCTCGGTCGCGCCCGACTTCGACTCGGCCACGACCAGGTCGCCGCCGAGGACGGGGAGACCGCCGAGGGTGCGCTCGTAGCGGGTGTGCGTGGTGCCGTCGACGTCCTTGACGACGTCGCGGACCACGAGCTTCTCCGTGGCGCCGAGCCCGAGCTCCTCGGCGGTCGCCGCCTTGGTCGCGTTGGCCTCCTGGAGCAGCTCGGCACGCTGGGCGGGGGAGAGCGTCGCGGGGAGCGCGCCGGGGTCGGCGCCCTTCACCGCGGCGGCGGGGGCCGCGGACGCGCCCTCGGGGGCGGCCGTTGCGGTACCGCCCTGCATTCCGACGGCGAGGAGAGCTGCTGCGGCTATCAGAGCGCCGGTCGCGGTGGCACGGCGGCTGTGCGTGGGTCTCACGCGGACTCCTTCTGCGAGGGGGGCTACGGCCGCCTGAGTGAGCGGCCGGGCAAGCAGGCGGTGCGTGGAACGGGGGAAGAGTGCCAGCCGGAGTGTGCGCGTGTCAGGACCGCGTCAACACAATGGCCGGAAGTCGTCCGTTGCCGGAAATGCCATGTTCGTTAACCGGACGTTTCGCCGTGTGTCATCCGAGCGGCGCGGAGGGCGGGCCGAGGGGCTGTGAGGCCTTACGTCCCAGGGTGGGTTGAGATTTCGTTCGAATATGCGATGTTCGAACGGCGGAGCGTGGGGCGGCCGGTGACCACGTGCTGAGACGGCGCGGAACTGTGGCCAGTTCCGCGCCGTCCTTTGGGGCCTGTCATCGGCTTCCGGGGTCCGGTGGGCACGGGCCCCGCTCCGGGTGGGCGTACTCCGGCGACTCCCGGCGTACGCCGCCCTCCTGGGGGTGCGGGCCGGCGCTCGATCGCCGCGGCCCCTCGCGCCTTCGGGGGTGTCGCCGTTTTGGTCAGGTGCTGTGGAGCCGGTCGACGAGGATGTCGATGACCAGCGGCGTGCGCGGGCCGAAGCTGAGCAGGACGCCGTCCTCCAGGTCGACGACCCGGCGGTTCATTCCGGCGGGGGTCTGGGCGATGCCCGGGATCTCCGCCAGTCCGTCGACCCCGCCCACGGAATCCAGGCCCTTGGTCATCATCAGGATGGCGTCCGGCCGTGCTGCGACGAGTCCCTCGCTGGTGATCGGGGTGAAGGGTCTGTCCAGCCCCGACCCGACGCCCGCGTCCACCGCGCCGGCCGCCTCGACCAGGGAGTCCGCGCCGGACCCCTTGCCGCCGAGGAGGTAGACGGCGGCGC includes:
- a CDS encoding M4 family metallopeptidase gives rise to the protein MRPTHSRRATATGALIAAAALLAVGMQGGTATAAPEGASAAPAAAVKGADPGALPATLSPAQRAELLQEANATKAATAEELGLGATEKLVVRDVVKDVDGTTHTRYERTLGGLPVLGGDLVVAESKSGATEGMTKASKATGAQLKAVGTVADVAPATAEKQALTAARAEGSKSTEASKAPRKVVWAAGGTPQLAYETVVGGLQHDGTPNELHVITDASSGAKLYEWQGIENGTGNTQYNGTVTLGTSGSAGSYNLTDAARGNHKTYNLNRGTSGTGTLFSGADDVWGNGLPSNLETAGADAHYGAAETWDFFKNVMGRSGIRGDGVGAYSRVHYGNNYVNAFWSDSCFCMTYGDGSGNAKPLTSLDVAAHEMTHGVTSNTAGLVYSGESGGLNEATSDIFAAGVEFYSDTAQDPGDYLVGEKIDINGDGTPLRYMDKPSQDGASKDYWYSGIGSVDVHYSSGPANHFFYLLSEGSGAKTVNGVSYNSPTSDGLPVTGIGRDKALQIWFKALTTKFTSTTNYAAARTGTLAVAGELYGTTSTEYAAVAHAWAGIAVGSRPGGGTDPDPGGTVFQNTTVKALADRSTTNIPVVVSGVTGNAPSDLSVAVNISHTYRGDLVIDLVAPDGTAYRLKNSSSSDSADNVVATYTVNASSEVANGTWNLRVQDAYSGDTGTFNSVKLTF